From Granulicella sp. WH15, the proteins below share one genomic window:
- a CDS encoding cohesin domain-containing protein: MIRGLAQGWGGWKVRAGSRVGAMLGLFLLVVLGTVGSKAQAQSASKWNKRGLDAEVRENYDAAFEDYRQANLKAPKDMRYKARLERMRGMAAAQHVGRGRTLRQSSDYAGAITEFMRALQIDPSDQAAQQEIEQTQREQPPASPSPAGAAAAMEQMQQRSDLLRSIGSLAGPVELQPVSNDPITLHMVEDVKVIYQAVGKLAGLNVLFDPDYNSKRIPVDLTNVSLSDALRIIGTISGTFYKPITANTIFIAQNTRTKRTDLDEMAVQTFYLSNSSQASDGNEVQTAVRNLLDPSTKIYLVPSQNALVLRATPDQLLLAQKIINDLDRAKAEVVVDVAVLEVNRDRIRNLGITLPQSIGLTPQASNANVNNSSSGSSSTNDGTTNTTTNTSGLTLNNLAHLNATNFAVSITGGTLNALLTDTDTRILQNPRIRSSDGQRATLKIGSKIPVATGSYSSTLSTSASLGVQTQFTYLDVGVNIDLTPTVHYDREITLKLKIEVSSESGTQTISGVTEPIISQRVSEQTIQLKEGEPSILAGLLTRQDNNNVSGTPGLGELPFFKFFFASQNKEVQRDEIVFLLIPHIVRESVLTRANTGAIDTGTGQAIELRRSAVANTGVLPGNTVGENVTPSAQRPVGSVTAADAAAAMLPGTKALSRNNPAAPVAVAPPSSAAGAAAAAIGTAPGAQPVSFGVTPANSSQGVGSTFQVAVTLDHGRDVFSVPLQMQFDPKVLQLVNVDAGGFLAKGNQPVSIVHRDEGNGLVTISTSRPPNTPGVTGDGSVCTLTFKAVGAGDSNITLVKVGARDSAQASLPAVGSQAVVHVK; this comes from the coding sequence ATGATCCGTGGGTTAGCGCAGGGTTGGGGTGGCTGGAAGGTTCGGGCAGGGTCGCGGGTTGGGGCGATGCTGGGCTTGTTTTTGCTGGTGGTGCTGGGGACGGTGGGGTCCAAGGCCCAGGCGCAGTCGGCCAGCAAGTGGAACAAGCGCGGGTTGGACGCCGAGGTGCGGGAGAACTACGACGCGGCTTTTGAGGATTATCGTCAGGCGAACCTGAAGGCTCCCAAGGATATGCGCTACAAGGCGCGGCTGGAGCGGATGCGCGGGATGGCGGCGGCGCAGCACGTGGGCCGGGGCCGCACGCTGCGGCAGAGCAGCGACTACGCGGGCGCGATCACCGAGTTCATGCGCGCCCTGCAGATTGATCCGAGTGACCAGGCCGCACAGCAAGAGATCGAACAGACGCAGCGGGAGCAACCTCCCGCGTCTCCTTCCCCGGCGGGCGCGGCGGCGGCGATGGAGCAGATGCAGCAGCGAAGCGATCTGCTCAGGAGCATTGGCTCGCTGGCCGGTCCGGTGGAGCTGCAGCCGGTGAGCAACGATCCCATCACGCTGCACATGGTCGAGGACGTGAAGGTGATCTATCAGGCCGTGGGGAAACTGGCGGGCCTGAATGTGCTCTTCGACCCGGACTATAACTCGAAGCGGATTCCGGTCGATCTGACCAATGTCTCGCTGTCGGACGCGTTGCGCATCATCGGAACGATCTCGGGCACGTTCTACAAGCCGATCACGGCGAATACTATCTTTATCGCGCAGAACACGCGCACCAAGCGCACCGATCTCGACGAGATGGCGGTGCAGACCTTCTACCTGTCGAACTCGTCGCAGGCGAGCGATGGTAATGAAGTGCAGACGGCAGTGCGTAACCTGCTGGACCCGAGCACGAAGATCTACCTTGTACCGAGCCAGAATGCGCTGGTGCTGCGCGCGACGCCGGACCAGTTGCTGCTGGCGCAGAAGATCATCAACGACCTCGACCGGGCGAAGGCCGAGGTAGTCGTGGATGTGGCCGTGCTCGAGGTGAATCGGGACAGGATTCGCAACCTGGGTATCACGCTGCCGCAGTCCATCGGGCTAACTCCGCAGGCTAGTAATGCGAACGTCAACAATTCCAGCTCAGGCTCTTCTTCGACCAACGATGGAACGACGAATACCACGACGAACACATCAGGTCTGACGCTGAACAATCTGGCGCACCTGAACGCGACCAACTTCGCCGTGTCGATCACCGGCGGAACCCTGAACGCGCTGCTGACCGATACGGATACGCGTATCCTGCAGAACCCGCGCATCCGCTCCTCCGATGGGCAGCGGGCCACGCTCAAGATCGGATCGAAGATCCCCGTTGCGACTGGTTCGTACAGCTCGACGCTCTCGACCTCGGCCTCGCTGGGCGTGCAGACGCAGTTCACCTACCTGGACGTGGGCGTGAACATCGACCTGACGCCGACGGTGCACTATGACCGGGAGATTACGCTGAAACTGAAGATCGAGGTCTCGTCCGAGAGCGGTACGCAGACCATCTCGGGCGTGACCGAGCCGATCATCTCGCAGCGCGTGAGCGAGCAGACGATCCAGTTGAAAGAGGGCGAGCCCAGCATCCTGGCTGGCTTGCTGACCCGGCAGGACAACAACAATGTGAGCGGAACGCCGGGGCTGGGCGAGCTGCCGTTCTTCAAGTTCTTCTTCGCCTCACAGAACAAGGAAGTGCAGCGCGACGAGATCGTCTTCCTGCTGATCCCGCATATCGTGCGCGAGTCGGTGCTGACGCGGGCGAATACGGGTGCGATCGACACCGGCACGGGGCAGGCGATTGAGCTGCGGCGCAGCGCTGTGGCCAATACGGGCGTGCTGCCGGGCAATACCGTCGGCGAGAACGTGACTCCTTCGGCGCAGCGGCCGGTTGGCTCGGTAACTGCGGCGGATGCGGCGGCGGCGATGCTCCCCGGGACAAAGGCTCTGTCGAGGAATAACCCGGCGGCTCCGGTGGCAGTGGCTCCTCCATCGTCGGCTGCGGGAGCGGCTGCGGCGGCGATTGGGACCGCTCCGGGCGCGCAGCCGGTTAGCTTCGGGGTCACTCCGGCGAACTCGAGCCAGGGCGTGGGCAGTACCTTCCAGGTTGCGGTCACGCTGGATCATGGGCGCGATGTCTTCTCGGTGCCGTTGCAGATGCAGTTCGACCCGAAGGTGCTGCAACTGGTGAACGTGGATGCGGGTGGCTTCCTGGCCAAGGGAAATCAGCCGGTCTCCATCGTCCACCGTGACGAGGGCAACGGGCTGGTGACGATCTCCACCTCTCGGCCGCCGAATACACCGGGCGTTACGGGTGATGGGTCGGTGTGCACGCTGACCTTCAAGGCGGTCGGTGCGGGTGACTCGAACATCACTCTGGTGAAGGTCGGGGCTCGGGATAGCGCCCAGGCCAGTCTGCCGGCGGTAGGATCGCAGGCTGTGGTGCATGTGAAGTGA